The following coding sequences lie in one Arachis ipaensis cultivar K30076 chromosome B05, Araip1.1, whole genome shotgun sequence genomic window:
- the LOC107644202 gene encoding putative pentatricopeptide repeat-containing protein At1g12700, mitochondrial isoform X1: MLSLFSSSQIKLRYAFQFPNSVPHSALPLCFPSTSSLHSPSRSQSLDEAVDSFTRMLSMRHPPSIIQFTKILGSLAKTNHFLTAISLFQQLQARGIAPNLFTLNMLINCCCGMSRMTLAFSAFAKIFRMGFQPDAVTLTTILKGLCLSGNVEKALHFHATVLAYGYHFDQVTYGTLINGLCKAGHTSTAIHVLRKIARHGIVPNVVMYSAIIDSLCKVALVSEAFHLYSEMLAKGICPNVITYNTLIYGLCLAGQLKEAVLLLNDMILINITPDVYTYNTLIDGLCKEGKIKDAKNVLGLMTKHGVKPNVVTYNSLMDGHCLVNEVNKAKFVFNTMAQSRVSLNVRSYSIMINGLCKSKMVDEALNLFEEMHRKYLVPNTVTYNTLIDGLSKSKRISCALELLVEMHERGQPINVVTYNSLLDGMFNIKRVDKAFMLFEQMKESGIDPDIYTYSILIDGLCKSGRLQNAKEIFQDLSIKGYCPNVRTYTIMINGLCKEGLLHEAVALMTKMEDNGCLPDAVTYETIIRALFENGENDKAEKLLREMISRGLLQG; the protein is encoded by the coding sequence ATGTTGTCATTGTTCTCATCCTCACAAATCAAATTAAGATATGCTTTTCAATTCCCAAATTCTGTTCCCCACTCCGCTCTCCCTCTTTGCTTCCCTTCAACTTCATCCCTACACTCTCCCTCTCGGTCCCAATCACTTGATGAAGCTGTTGATTCCTTCACTCGCATGCTCTCTATGCGTCACCCTCCGTCCATCATCCAATTCACCAAGATTTTGGGATCTCTTGCCAAGACCAACCATTTCCTCACCGCCATTTCCCTTTTTCAGCAATTGCAAGCCAGGGGAATCGCTCCCAACTTGTTTACTTTGAACATGTTAATCAATTGTTGTTGCGGCATGAGTCGTATGACGCTTGCTTTCTCTGCTTTCGCCAAGATTTTCAGGATGGGTTTTCAGCCTGATGCCGTAACCTTGACAACAATCCTGAAAGGCCTCTGTCTCTCTGGTAATGTTGAAAAAGCACTGCACTTTCATGCCACAGTGCTGGCTTATGGATATCACTTCGACCAAGTCACTTATGGAACCTTGATCAATGGGCTCTGTAAGGCCGGACACACATCAACTGCTATTCATGTGTTGAGAAAGATCGCACGGCATGGAATTGTTCCTAATGTCGTAATGTACAGCGCAATTATTGATAGCCTCTGCAAGGTTGCGCTTGTAAGTGAAGCTTTTCATTTATATTCTGAAATGCTTGCTAAGGGAATTTGTCCCAATGTTATCACGTACAACACTCTAATTTATGGATTGTGCCTTGCGGGTCAACTCAAGGAAGCCGTTCTTTTGCTAAATGATATGATTCTCATAAACATTACTCCAGATGTTTATACTTATAATACTTTGATCGATGGACTATGCAAGGAAGGAAAGATCAAAGATGCTAAGAATGTGTTGGGCTTGATGACAAAACATGGTGTGAAACCAAATGTGGTCACTTATAACAGCTTAATGGATGGGCATTGTCTGGTTAATGAGGTAAATAAGGCAAAATTTGTATTCAACACTATGGCCCAAAGCAGAGTGTCACTTAATGTTCGAAGTTACAGTATCATGATTAATGGCTTGTGCAAAAGTAAAATGGTCGATGAAGCCTTGAATCTCTTTGAAGAAATGCATCGTAAGTACTTGGTTCCAAACACGGTAACTTACAACACTCTTATTGATGGCttgagcaaatcaaagagaatctCTTGTGCTTTGGAGCTTCTTGTCGAGATGCATGAAAGAGGTCAACCCATTAATGTAGTCACTTATAATTCCTTGTTGGATGGGATGTTCAATATCAAACGAGTTGACAAAGCATTTATGTTATTCGAGCAAATGAAAGAGAGTGGCATTGATCCAGATATATATACATACAGCATACTTATAGATGGCCTGTGCAAAAGTGGAAGACTTCAAAATgcaaaagagatatttcaagatCTTTCCATTAAAGGCTATTGTCCAAATGTGCGGACATACACCATTATGATCAATGGGCTTTGCAAAGAGGGTCTGCTTCACGAAGCAGTGGCACTCATGACAAAAATGGAAGACAATGGTTGCTTACCAGATGCTGTGACTTATGAAACAATCATTCGTGCTCTATTTGAAAACGGTGAAAATGATAAAGCAGAGAAACTTCTTCGTGAAATGATATCTAGAGGCCTGTTGCAAGGATAA
- the LOC107644202 gene encoding pentatricopeptide repeat-containing protein At1g62930, chloroplastic-like isoform X2, which yields MLSLFSSSQIKLRYAFQFPNSVPHSALPLCFPSTSSLHSPSRSQSLDEAVDSFTRMLSMRHPPSIIQFTKILGSLAKTNHFLTAISLFQQLQARGIAPNLFTLNIAIIDSLCKVALVSEAFHLYSEMLAKGICPNVITYNTLIYGLCLAGQLKEAVLLLNDMILINITPDVYTYNTLIDGLCKEGKIKDAKNVLGLMTKHGVKPNVVTYNSLMDGHCLVNEVNKAKFVFNTMAQSRVSLNVRSYSIMINGLCKSKMVDEALNLFEEMHRKYLVPNTVTYNTLIDGLSKSKRISCALELLVEMHERGQPINVVTYNSLLDGMFNIKRVDKAFMLFEQMKESGIDPDIYTYSILIDGLCKSGRLQNAKEIFQDLSIKGYCPNVRTYTIMINGLCKEGLLHEAVALMTKMEDNGCLPDAVTYETIIRALFENGENDKAEKLLREMISRGLLQG from the exons ATGTTGTCATTGTTCTCATCCTCACAAATCAAATTAAGATATGCTTTTCAATTCCCAAATTCTGTTCCCCACTCCGCTCTCCCTCTTTGCTTCCCTTCAACTTCATCCCTACACTCTCCCTCTCGGTCCCAATCACTTGATGAAGCTGTTGATTCCTTCACTCGCATGCTCTCTATGCGTCACCCTCCGTCCATCATCCAATTCACCAAGATTTTGGGATCTCTTGCCAAGACCAACCATTTCCTCACCGCCATTTCCCTTTTTCAGCAATTGCAAGCCAGGGGAATCGCTCCCAACTTGTTTACTTTGAACAT CGCAATTATTGATAGCCTCTGCAAGGTTGCGCTTGTAAGTGAAGCTTTTCATTTATATTCTGAAATGCTTGCTAAGGGAATTTGTCCCAATGTTATCACGTACAACACTCTAATTTATGGATTGTGCCTTGCGGGTCAACTCAAGGAAGCCGTTCTTTTGCTAAATGATATGATTCTCATAAACATTACTCCAGATGTTTATACTTATAATACTTTGATCGATGGACTATGCAAGGAAGGAAAGATCAAAGATGCTAAGAATGTGTTGGGCTTGATGACAAAACATGGTGTGAAACCAAATGTGGTCACTTATAACAGCTTAATGGATGGGCATTGTCTGGTTAATGAGGTAAATAAGGCAAAATTTGTATTCAACACTATGGCCCAAAGCAGAGTGTCACTTAATGTTCGAAGTTACAGTATCATGATTAATGGCTTGTGCAAAAGTAAAATGGTCGATGAAGCCTTGAATCTCTTTGAAGAAATGCATCGTAAGTACTTGGTTCCAAACACGGTAACTTACAACACTCTTATTGATGGCttgagcaaatcaaagagaatctCTTGTGCTTTGGAGCTTCTTGTCGAGATGCATGAAAGAGGTCAACCCATTAATGTAGTCACTTATAATTCCTTGTTGGATGGGATGTTCAATATCAAACGAGTTGACAAAGCATTTATGTTATTCGAGCAAATGAAAGAGAGTGGCATTGATCCAGATATATATACATACAGCATACTTATAGATGGCCTGTGCAAAAGTGGAAGACTTCAAAATgcaaaagagatatttcaagatCTTTCCATTAAAGGCTATTGTCCAAATGTGCGGACATACACCATTATGATCAATGGGCTTTGCAAAGAGGGTCTGCTTCACGAAGCAGTGGCACTCATGACAAAAATGGAAGACAATGGTTGCTTACCAGATGCTGTGACTTATGAAACAATCATTCGTGCTCTATTTGAAAACGGTGAAAATGATAAAGCAGAGAAACTTCTTCGTGAAATGATATCTAGAGGCCTGTTGCAAGGATAA